Genomic segment of Parageobacillus genomosp. 1:
TTATGATTCGCGCATGGCATTAGGTAAATAAAACGTAAACGTCGTGCCTTCATGCAGTTTGCTGTGTACGGTAATCATTCCTTTATGCGCCTCGACGATGTTTTTCGCAATCGCCAAGCCTAACCCCGTTCCCGAACGGCCGCGGGTACGCGCCTTATCCGCTTTGTAAAAGCGTTCAAACACAAACGGCAAATCCTCTTCCGGAATGCCGGAGCCCGAATCTTGCACATGAATCATGACGCCGTCACCGCTTCGTTCGACGATGATTTTAACCATTCCATTTTGATTGGTATGGCGAATTGCGTTATCAATTAAATTTGTCAGCACCTGCTCGATCCGGTCTGGGTCAATCGTAATTTTGATATCTTCATTTTTAAACTCTGCCGACAAATCAATTTGCTTTTCTTTCGCCAAACCTTGAAATTTGCGGATAATCCGCCCGATATACGGCGCGAGCTGAACAGTTTCGTAGTTTAGTGTAATATGGCCCGCTTCCATGCGCGCCAAATCCAATAAGTCATTGACAAGCCGGCCCATGCGCAGCGACTCGTCGTAAATCACTTTCGCCATTTCTTTCTTTTCTTCGTCAGTGGCGGCAATATCGTCGATAATCGCCTCGCTGTAGCCTTGAAGCATGGCAATCGGCGTGCGCAGCTCATGGGAAACGTTGGCGATAAAATCTTTGCGCAGCTTGTCTAAACGGCGCTCTTCCGTCATATCGCGCAGCACCGCTACCGCGCCGCGCACGGTCGTTTTGCTGTAAAGCGGGGTCATTAAAATGACCCACGTCCGCCCTTGGAGCGTCAATTCGATCGACTGCTCTTTTTCCTCGCGGACGACGCGGACAAACAGTTCTTTTACTTGCGGCGGCAGCGGCGCGATTGTTTCGGAGTCGTTTCCTTGCTCGAAATACCAAGCTTGCAAAAACCGTTCTGCCGGCGGGTTCGTAATTAATATTTCGCCGTCGCGGTTAAAGGTGATGACCCCGTCAGCCATGCTGCTTAAAATGCTTGCCAGCTGCTCTTTTTCCTGGTTTAAGGCGTTGATATTAAACTGCAGGCGTCTTCCCATCTGATTAAACGCCATCGCCAGTCCGCCGATTTCATCATTCGTCAAAATCGGCACTTTTGTATCAAACTTGCCGCGCG
This window contains:
- a CDS encoding ATP-binding protein, coding for MWLFRSVVGKLWFTILLLVSCVLLILTILLLKFFEDYYVQEAEKELTQLATKVSEIMHDYKNEKLARSIAWTLVGNMSKAVIIVDSSHYWYSPANEGLRDLPLSLIEQDRDLHKVLAEGKTVKKKTYLPNMRTGKNQYSDVIIVGVPLEMADGKRGAVFIYQSLRAIEDTTRQTKKLIVLAAFIAIVLTTFFAFFLSTRVTAPLRKMREAAFEVARGKFDTKVPILTNDEIGGLAMAFNQMGRRLQFNINALNQEKEQLASILSSMADGVITFNRDGEILITNPPAERFLQAWYFEQGNDSETIAPLPPQVKELFVRVVREEKEQSIELTLQGRTWVILMTPLYSKTTVRGAVAVLRDMTEERRLDKLRKDFIANVSHELRTPIAMLQGYSEAIIDDIAATDEEKKEMAKVIYDESLRMGRLVNDLLDLARMEAGHITLNYETVQLAPYIGRIIRKFQGLAKEKQIDLSAEFKNEDIKITIDPDRIEQVLTNLIDNAIRHTNQNGMVKIIVERSGDGVMIHVQDSGSGIPEEDLPFVFERFYKADKARTRGRSGTGLGLAIAKNIVEAHKGMITVHSKLHEGTTFTFYLPNAMRES